The proteins below come from a single Triticum aestivum cultivar Chinese Spring chromosome 5D, IWGSC CS RefSeq v2.1, whole genome shotgun sequence genomic window:
- the LOC123123163 gene encoding uncharacterized protein isoform X2 — protein sequence MSTSTTITPLLCPSPRQPGLLTSPWRSPHPRAPDYPPAPPLPAYTCHLAVTSTDEREADEEFVVVTYNLVPVDDPRAPLHFLQASPALTGHALQYEQSLIQPKRTKWLVLRVAVVVAYVAQAGGGCRPRGSSAGGRWRWARRWMRWSLLWVTVVELRRWPEVVASVAAMQVGGGVGPDGGSRGRRCWTIFFCCCKNHNELRLRQAFL from the exons ATGTCCACCTCCACTACCATTACCCCCCTCCTCTGCCCGTCGCCTCGCCAACCCGGCCTCTTAACCTCGCCATggcgctccccccacccccgcGCTCCTGACTACCCAcctgcgccccccctccccgccTACACCTGCCACCTCGCCGTCACCAGCACAGATGAGCGGGAGGCAGATGAGGAGTTTGTGGTGGTCACATACAATCTGGTGCCCGTCGACGACCCCCGCGCACCACTCCACTTCCTGCAG GCTTCTCCGGCATTAACCGGGCATGCTCTCCAGTACGAACAATCACTTATTCAG CCGAAGCGGACGAAGTGGCTGGTCCTGCGAGTGGCGGTGGTGGTCGCCTACGTGGCGCAGGCGGGCGGCGGGTGTCGCCCCCGTGGCAGCAGCGCAGGTGGGCGGTGGCGTTGGGCCCGACGGTGGATGCGTTGGTCGCTCCTGTGGGTGACGGTGGTCGAGCTGCGCAGGTGGCCGGAGGTGGTCGCCTccgtggcggcgatgcaggtgggCGGCGGCGTTGGACCCGATGGTGGCTCACGCGGGCGGCGGTGTTGGACGATTTTTTTTTGTTGTTGCAAAAATCACAATGAACTACGTCTGCGACAAGCTTTTCTTTAG
- the LOC123123163 gene encoding uncharacterized protein isoform X1, giving the protein MSTSTTITPLLCPSPRQPGLLTSPWRSPHPRAPDYPPAPPLPAYTCHLAVTSTDEREADEEFVVVTYNLVPVDDPRAPLHFLQVLGCLDAFQASPALTGHALQYEQSLIQPKRTKWLVLRVAVVVAYVAQAGGGCRPRGSSAGGRWRWARRWMRWSLLWVTVVELRRWPEVVASVAAMQVGGGVGPDGGSRGRRCWTIFFCCCKNHNELRLRQAFL; this is encoded by the exons ATGTCCACCTCCACTACCATTACCCCCCTCCTCTGCCCGTCGCCTCGCCAACCCGGCCTCTTAACCTCGCCATggcgctccccccacccccgcGCTCCTGACTACCCAcctgcgccccccctccccgccTACACCTGCCACCTCGCCGTCACCAGCACAGATGAGCGGGAGGCAGATGAGGAGTTTGTGGTGGTCACATACAATCTGGTGCCCGTCGACGACCCCCGCGCACCACTCCACTTCCTGCAG GTACTTGGATGCTTGGATGCTTTTCAGGCTTCTCCGGCATTAACCGGGCATGCTCTCCAGTACGAACAATCACTTATTCAG CCGAAGCGGACGAAGTGGCTGGTCCTGCGAGTGGCGGTGGTGGTCGCCTACGTGGCGCAGGCGGGCGGCGGGTGTCGCCCCCGTGGCAGCAGCGCAGGTGGGCGGTGGCGTTGGGCCCGACGGTGGATGCGTTGGTCGCTCCTGTGGGTGACGGTGGTCGAGCTGCGCAGGTGGCCGGAGGTGGTCGCCTccgtggcggcgatgcaggtgggCGGCGGCGTTGGACCCGATGGTGGCTCACGCGGGCGGCGGTGTTGGACGATTTTTTTTTGTTGTTGCAAAAATCACAATGAACTACGTCTGCGACAAGCTTTTCTTTAG
- the LOC123123163 gene encoding uncharacterized protein isoform X4, with protein MSTSTTITPLLCPSPRQPGLLTSPWRSPHPRAPDYPPAPPLPAYTCHLAVTSTDEREADEEFVVVTYNLVPVDDPRAPLHFLQASPALTGHALQYEQSLIQIIH; from the exons ATGTCCACCTCCACTACCATTACCCCCCTCCTCTGCCCGTCGCCTCGCCAACCCGGCCTCTTAACCTCGCCATggcgctccccccacccccgcGCTCCTGACTACCCAcctgcgccccccctccccgccTACACCTGCCACCTCGCCGTCACCAGCACAGATGAGCGGGAGGCAGATGAGGAGTTTGTGGTGGTCACATACAATCTGGTGCCCGTCGACGACCCCCGCGCACCACTCCACTTCCTGCAG GCTTCTCCGGCATTAACCGGGCATGCTCTCCAGTACGAACAATCACTTATTCAG ATCATACACTGA
- the LOC123123163 gene encoding uncharacterized protein isoform X3 — MSTSTTITPLLCPSPRQPGLLTSPWRSPHPRAPDYPPAPPLPAYTCHLAVTSTDEREADEEFVVVTYNLVPVDDPRAPLHFLQVLGCLDAFQASPALTGHALQYEQSLIQIIH; from the exons ATGTCCACCTCCACTACCATTACCCCCCTCCTCTGCCCGTCGCCTCGCCAACCCGGCCTCTTAACCTCGCCATggcgctccccccacccccgcGCTCCTGACTACCCAcctgcgccccccctccccgccTACACCTGCCACCTCGCCGTCACCAGCACAGATGAGCGGGAGGCAGATGAGGAGTTTGTGGTGGTCACATACAATCTGGTGCCCGTCGACGACCCCCGCGCACCACTCCACTTCCTGCAG GTACTTGGATGCTTGGATGCTTTTCAGGCTTCTCCGGCATTAACCGGGCATGCTCTCCAGTACGAACAATCACTTATTCAG ATCATACACTGA
- the LOC123123162 gene encoding scopoletin glucosyltransferase-like, translating into MAVQEEALHILFFPFLASGHLIPTAGRGVRCTILTTPVNAAIIRSAVDRADDAFTGTGCPAINIAVVPFPDVGLPPGVENGTALTSHDDRDNFFHAAQLLREPFDRFLADHRTDAVVSDSFFHWSVDAAAERGVPRIVFCKTSMFARACSDSMLRHNPLENAPDDPDALVLLPGLPHRVELRRSQMMDPAKMPWHWEFFNSMNVADQRSFGEVFNSFHELEPDYVEHFHKTLAQRVWLVGPVALASKDMAVRGTDAPSPDADSSIWWLDAKPAGSVVYVSFRTLTKFAPAELHQLARALDLSGVNFVWVIGAAAGQDSAEWMSEGFAELIVRGDRGFLVRGWAPQMLILSHAALGGFVTHCGWNLVLEAVTAGVPMVTWPRYADQFNNEKLVVELLKVGGNIGAKDYAPGIDAHKVIAGEVIAESIQRLMESDAIQKKAKDLGLKARSTVEKGESSYDDVGRLMDVLTACRSSVMIGEDIQAS; encoded by the exons ATGGCTGTCCAGGAGGAGGCGCTGCACATCCTCTTCTTTCCGTTCCTGGCGTCCGGCCACCTCATCCCGACCGCCGGCCGCGGCGTCAGGTGCACCATCCTCACCACGCCTGTCAACGCCGCTATCATCCGCTCTGCCGTCGACCGGGCCGACGACGCCTTCACCGGAACCGGCTGTCCGGCCATCAACATCGCCGTCGTGCCCTTCCCCGACGTCGGCCTCCCGCCGGGCGTGGAGAACGGCACGGCGCTCACGTCCCATGACGACCGCGACAATTTCTTCCACGCCGCGCAGCTGCTCCGGGAGCCCTTCGACCGGTTCCTGGCCGACCACCGCACCGACGCCGTCGTGTCCGACAGCTTCTTCCACTGGTCCGTCGACGCCGCCGCGGAGCGCGGCGTCCCACGCATCGTGTTCTGTAAAAC CAGCATGTTCGCGCGCGCCTGCAGCGATAGCATGCTGCGGCACAACCCGCTGGAGAACGCCCCCGACGATCCCGACGCCCTCGTTTTGCTGCCGGGGCTGCCGCACCGCGTCGAGCTAAGGCGGAGCCAGATGATGGACCCGGCGAAGATGCCGTGGCACTGGGAGTTCTTTAATAGCATGAACGTCGCCGACCAGAGGAGCTTCGGCGAGGTGTTCAACAGCTTCCACGAGCTGGAGCCGGATTACGTCGAGCACTTCCACAAGACGCTCGCCCAGCGCGTGTGGCTCGTCGGGCCGGTGGCGCTCGCCAGCAAGGACATGGCTGTGAGAGGCACCGACGCGCCCTCGCCGGACGCGGACAGCTCCATCTGGTGGCTGGACGCGAAGCCAGCCGGCTCGGTGGTGTACGTCTCCTTCCGCACACTAACCAAGTTCGCACCGGCGGAGCTGCACCAGCTCGCCCGCGCCCTCGACCTCTCAGGCGTGAACTTTGTGTGGGTGatcggcgccgccgccggccaagACTCTGCTGAATGGATGTCTGAAGGCTTCGCCGAGCTCATAGTGCGCGGCGACCGCGGCTTCCTGGTCCGTGGCTGGGCGCCGCAGATGCTGATCCTAAGCCACGCCGCCCTCGGCGGGTTCGTGACGCACTGCGGCTGGAACTTAGTGCTGGAGGCCGTGACCGCCGGCGTGCCGATGGTGACGTGGCCGCGGTACGCGGACCAGTTCAACAACGAGAAGCTCGTCGTGGAGCTGCTCAAGGTGGGCGGCAACATCGGGGCCAAGGACTACGCGCCGGGCATCGACGCCCACAAGGTGATCGCCGGCGAGGTGATCGCAGAGTCCATCCAGAGGTTGATGGAGAGCGACGCCAtccagaagaaggccaaggacCTCGGTCTGAAGGCAAGGAGCACGGTGGAGAAGGGAGAATCCTCGTATGATGACGTTGGCCGGCTTATGGACGTGCTGACAGCCTGCCGGAGCTCCGTCATGATTGGAGAAGACATCCAGGCCAGCTGA